The Clostridium sporogenes region TTGCCTTTTCAATCTTTTCCTCCACGCTACGATTTTCCTGCTCATAATCGAATGGCCCATGTTCAAAAACAATATACTCGGCTTCGGGAACATCAATCATAAGCATTTGTGGTGGTACTTCGCCTTTATAATCAAAAGGAAGCCGTACACCATAACACTCTGTACGTGGAATACCCCAATCACAGAGTCTTCCGCCCGGGTCATTAATGTACGCCATAATCTGACCGCTACCACTGTTAGATTCGCTCCCACCATCATCATCCAATTTTCCCTTGATACTATTGAGTAAACCGCAAATTGTTTCGCAGTCCTGTCCCGGAATAAGACTTTGCTTTTGCCAAAAATCCCAATATCCATTACTCTCATAGTTTTTAATGTGCAAAAATTTGTGTGCGGGAATGGTTACAAAATAAATTTTAACATTATCTGTAGATTTCATCATACCAATCTCTCCTAATCCTAAAAAGTAGCGGTCGAAAGGGTTTATTTTTGTACGAAGAACCACAGGCTTAGGCTTTTTTCGGTATTCACTTGGAGTTACACCATATGTTTCCTTGAAAGCTCTTGTAAAAGCTTCATGTGATGAAAAACCATAATCAAAGGCAATATCCAAAATGCTTTTTTCACTATCCCGAACCTCTTTTAGTGCAAAGGCTAATTTTCTATGCCGCAAATAATCCCTAAATTGCATACCCGATATTTCTTTGAATTTTCTCGTTGTATAAAATTTGGAATAACCCAGCCTGCGAGAAAGAAAGCATAGTGTCAAGGCTTCATCATTATAATTTTTAATACATTTGTCAATTTCATCAACGATTATTTGAATTTGCTTCTGCCACTGGTACATTCCTCTGTTCACCTCGTTTCAACCGTCCTACATTTATTATAAAAAAATAGAGAGATTACTGCTTGATTTTACTTGCTGTTATTTCATTTCAATGTCTAAGGCTAAAAAACTCCATCATTAAAACAAATTGTATTACAATTTGTTTACATGCCCAGGGAATCCTTGCGAAACCTGAGTTGAGCTTACTTATATTAGGGTAGAAGTTATTGTTTAGGAA contains the following coding sequences:
- a CDS encoding helix-turn-helix transcriptional regulator, encoding MYQWQKQIQIIVDEIDKCIKNYNDEALTLCFLSRRLGYSKFYTTRKFKEISGMQFRDYLRHRKLAFALKEVRDSEKSILDIAFDYGFSSHEAFTRAFKETYGVTPSEYRKKPKPVVLRTKINPFDRYFLGLGEIGMMKSTDNVKIYFVTIPAHKFLHIKNYESNGYWDFWQKQSLIPGQDCETICGLLNSIKGKLDDDGGSESNSGSGQIMAYINDPGGRLCDWGIPRTECYGVRLPFDYKGEVPPQMLMIDVPEAEYIVFEHGPFDYEQENRSVEEKIEKAMATFDFAGTGYCFDTSPGRIIYFYFNPERFFKYIRPVRK